One window from the genome of Cucumis melo cultivar AY chromosome 12, USDA_Cmelo_AY_1.0, whole genome shotgun sequence encodes:
- the LOC103487886 gene encoding uncharacterized protein LOC103487886, translating to MRGPSCSRFGWNDEAKCIIAENDLSDNWVRIHPVAKALLNKSFPYYDELAYVFKKDRATGRGVETFTDIGSNDPSRYEGFQPPDGNDMEIPTIYSQGFNMSQEDV from the exons ATGCGTGGCCCATCATGCAGTCGGTTCGGGTGGAATGATGAAGCAAAGTGCATAATTGCTGAGAATGACTTGTCTGACAACTGGGTCAGG ATACATCCTGTAGCAAAGGCCCTCCTGAACAAATCATTTCCCTATTACGACGAACTGGCCTATGTGTTCAAGAAAGATAGGGCAACGGGTCGAGGTGTAGAGACTTTCACCGACATTGGGTCCAATGATCCTAGCAGGTACGAGGGATTTCAACCGCCTGATGGAAACGATATGGAGATCCCCACCATTTACAGCCAGGGCTTTAACATGTCGCAAGAGGATGTATGA
- the LOC127144181 gene encoding L10-interacting MYB domain-containing protein-like, which produces MDEEVAKGNRPTTTFTKTSWNYMRSQLIASAGYNYSHDQLKNKFNKLRQMYKDFKKILSDMTGNGWDPLLGTINLEEEQWNELFKVNKRAKKFRKSGCPHYEKLVRIFGDTTATGVNACPSTRLISDSEDENENDVASNTNVGVEENNKGKKCKEKE; this is translated from the exons ATGGATGAAGAGGTTGCAAAAGGCAATCGACCAACTACAACATTTACAAAGACTAGTTGGAATTATATGAGAAGCCAACTAATTGCTAGTGCAGGATATAATTATTCTCATgatcaattgaaaaataagtttaacAAATTAAGACAAATGTACAAAGACTTCAAAAAGATATTGAGTGATATGACAGGAAATGGTTGGGATCCATTATTAGGTACCATCAATCTTGAAGAGGAGCAATGGAATGAGCTTTTTAAG GTGAATAAGAGAgctaaaaagtttagaaaaagtGGTTGCCCACATTATGAAAAGCTCGTAAGGATTTTTGGAGATACTACTGCAACAGGTGTAAATGCTTGCCCATCAACAAGACTTATTTCAGATtctgaagatgaaaatgaaaatgatgttgCAAGCAACACAAACGTTGGTGTTGAAGAgaataataaaggaaaaa AATGCAAAGAGAAAGAATGA